One genomic window of Roseateles sp. DAIF2 includes the following:
- a CDS encoding S9 family peptidase, with amino-acid sequence MHATLHPLRRTRPFLLAGLLCLASAAQAVEPPCPIGAYRLADRSTLDIAPSEGKTLRWRHQDGRSGALTEGPDGRWTSTLGWTGRPDGHVLRFPACGQGRLEFDGQAATRLELPSQDSRFEGDGGTPLAGRLVLPPGSQPVPIVVLLHGAERDGALELNSLQRRLPALGIGAFVYDKRGTGASGGKYTQDFPLLARDAVAALREARRLAGPRAGRIGYQGPSQGGWVAPIAAHLAPVDFVIVGFGLAVSVLEEDRSAVVMNLEAKGHGRAAIAQGLALSDAAGELVQNPTPEQFERFAALREKFRPEPWFKHAHGNFLFMLMNISAAEFEAAKSMLEMGTPWRYDPMPTITALNTPQLWMLAQDDVDAPSADTARLLEGLRTQGRPVSVAMFPKTEHGVYEYETAPDGRRLSTRHPAGYLDMMADFARGGPLKPRYGAVSPSRPLR; translated from the coding sequence TTGCACGCAACTCTTCATCCCCTTCGCCGCACGCGGCCCTTCCTGCTGGCGGGCCTGCTGTGCCTGGCCAGCGCCGCCCAGGCCGTCGAGCCGCCCTGTCCGATCGGCGCCTACCGCCTGGCCGATCGCAGCACGCTGGACATCGCACCCTCCGAGGGCAAGACCCTGCGCTGGCGGCACCAGGACGGCCGCAGCGGCGCGCTGACCGAGGGGCCCGACGGGCGCTGGACCAGCACCCTGGGCTGGACCGGGCGCCCCGATGGCCATGTGCTGCGCTTCCCCGCCTGCGGCCAGGGCCGGCTCGAGTTCGACGGCCAGGCCGCGACGCGCCTCGAGCTGCCCAGCCAGGACAGCCGCTTCGAGGGCGATGGCGGCACGCCGCTGGCCGGCCGGCTGGTGCTGCCACCCGGTTCGCAGCCGGTGCCCATCGTCGTGCTGCTGCATGGCGCGGAACGCGACGGCGCGCTGGAGCTGAACTCGCTGCAGCGCCGCCTGCCGGCCCTGGGCATCGGCGCCTTTGTCTACGACAAGCGCGGCACCGGCGCCTCCGGCGGCAAGTACACGCAGGACTTCCCGCTGCTGGCGCGCGACGCGGTGGCCGCGCTGCGCGAGGCGCGGCGCCTGGCCGGCCCGCGCGCCGGACGCATCGGCTACCAGGGCCCCAGCCAGGGCGGCTGGGTCGCGCCGATCGCCGCGCATCTGGCGCCGGTGGACTTCGTCATCGTCGGCTTCGGCCTGGCCGTCTCGGTGCTGGAGGAGGACCGCTCGGCCGTCGTGATGAATCTTGAGGCCAAGGGCCATGGCCGGGCCGCGATCGCGCAAGGCCTGGCCCTGTCGGACGCGGCCGGCGAGCTGGTGCAGAACCCGACGCCCGAGCAGTTCGAGCGCTTCGCCGCGCTGCGCGAGAAGTTCCGCCCGGAGCCCTGGTTCAAGCACGCGCATGGCAACTTCTTGTTCATGCTGATGAACATCTCGGCCGCCGAGTTCGAGGCCGCCAAGTCGATGCTGGAGATGGGCACGCCCTGGCGCTACGACCCGATGCCGACCATTACCGCGCTGAACACGCCGCAGCTGTGGATGCTGGCCCAGGACGATGTCGACGCGCCCAGCGCCGACACCGCGCGCCTGCTGGAGGGCCTGCGCACCCAGGGCCGGCCGGTCTCGGTCGCGATGTTCCCGAAGACCGAGCATGGCGTGTACGAGTACGAGACCGCCCCGGACGGCCGGCGCCTGTCCACCCGCCATCCGGCCGGCTATCTGGACATGATGGCCGACTTCGCCCGCGGCGGCCCGCTGAAGCCGCGCTACGGCGCGGTCAGTCCGAGCCGGCCGCTGCGCTAG